Proteins from one Mycobacterium adipatum genomic window:
- a CDS encoding ABC transporter permease yields MSADLGLDQPLYVQYLTMMKQIFTGQLTSYASSQNVVEQIWKGLPATLSLCIGAAVLWMVLAIWFGYLSAVHCRQVHRPGVDHPVAGRHIVPVFWLAAILLYYLSFKAELFPTSGYVPLSRDPLDWAYHLILPWLTLAVLYVGFYSRVLRSNMLDVMNDDHVRTARAKGISERQVRIKHVLRNSMIPVVTLFGLDFGAVVGGGAILTETVFNLNGVGLYAGQAIGTLDLPPLIG; encoded by the coding sequence GTGAGTGCGGATCTGGGACTCGACCAGCCGCTGTATGTGCAGTACCTGACGATGATGAAGCAGATCTTCACCGGCCAGCTGACCTCGTATGCCAGCTCGCAGAACGTCGTCGAACAGATCTGGAAGGGTCTGCCCGCCACGTTGTCGCTGTGCATCGGCGCCGCGGTGCTCTGGATGGTGCTGGCCATCTGGTTCGGCTATCTCAGCGCCGTGCATTGCCGGCAAGTTCACCGACCGGGCGTTGACCATCCTGTCGCTGGTCGGCATATCGTACCCGTGTTCTGGCTGGCGGCAATACTGTTGTACTACTTGAGCTTCAAGGCCGAACTCTTTCCCACCAGTGGTTACGTGCCACTGTCCAGGGACCCGCTGGACTGGGCGTATCACCTGATCCTGCCGTGGTTGACGCTGGCGGTGCTGTATGTCGGCTTCTACAGCCGGGTGTTGCGCTCCAACATGCTCGACGTGATGAACGATGACCATGTGCGCACTGCCCGCGCGAAGGGGATCAGCGAGCGACAGGTCCGCATCAAACACGTGCTGCGCAACTCCATGATCCCGGTCGTGACGCTGTTCGGCCTCGATTTCGGCGCGGTCGTCGGCGGTGGGGCGATCCTCACCGAGACCGTGTTCAACCTCAACGGTGTCGGCCTGTATGCGGGACAGGCGATCGGAACGCTGGATCTGCCGCCGCTGATCGGGTGA